From the Drosophila willistoni isolate 14030-0811.24 chromosome 2L unlocalized genomic scaffold, UCI_dwil_1.1 Seg168, whole genome shotgun sequence genome, the window AAGAATTATAACAATATCTCATTAAACACACATGAGTTTATGTGTTCCATTTTATCGATAAATTCGTCCTAACGACGATTGTACAACACTGCAAATGTTATCGAAATCGCTCTCTCCAATCGACTTGCCTCTGTGGGCGAGGCCTTCAACCGATTATAGAGTGTTAAAAATTCACGATCAGTCCAGCAACGCAAATTTCGACGAAATACCAAGGGAATTTCATCCAACTCTTCGAAAAACTTGGTCAAATGAGCCGCCATCACTACACGCATCAGAGGCATGCCATTTCGTTCCAAAGATTGGGCAATTAACTCATCCTCCAAAGTTAATGATGCTAACGATGAGGCTGCGTTTCGGCGTTTATTTGTGATTGAAAATCGTCGTGCGTGATCTGTATTTAGAACATTATTGCAGAGCCTTGCCAACTTGGGTATAATAGCATCTGAATCACTTTCAATCTGCACTCGCATATCATAGAAATTCGCCAAGACACTTAAATCAGCCGATGAGCTAAACTTCTTGACATCCAAAACCTTCGATTCCTCTATGGCTTGAATGTGCTGACTCAAAAGATTAAGACGAAATCGAAGAGCTGGATTGCTATCGGTCATATACTCCAGTTCTTTAATGACCAAGTCAAATATTTTCGTTGCAGTCAAGAGCATAGACTGTGTGACTTTCAACACTAGCTGACCCGTAAAATCCAACATTTCCTTATGCAGAGCGACATTCTCAAAACTGCAAATATCGGTCGAGAATTTCGATTGATTTACctgttttatataaatattgaaatcgataaattgaaaaactcaAAGCTATGTTTGAAAAACAAACCCCAATTAAGAGTAGGAAAGTCATCCACTTTAAGGCCAGCCTTATCATCATGATCAtagccagagagagagaagtaAAGAAAATCCGAGGAACAACTGAGCTCGACAGCAATCATTGCACATCTATTTATACGTTCTCAAAGCCCACAAATCTGATTCTGATTCAATTTACTATGCAAATTCTACCTCTCTAGAGGGTTAAGCCATTTAGTGGCGACAAAAACAACTCAAATTAGTTGCATATCAAGTTGTGCAACGTAAAAATTGACCTAATCAAAAGTGCAAGTGTAACAAGGTGTCCACTTTGTCATATATTCTACCCATATTTTGTTGGGCAAAAGAAAGCTTTTCCTAACCCATAAActgtattcttgatcagcatcagcaGACGTGTCGATCTAGCCAAAACAGAGGTTAAGTGGAACTTGGAACTTTTTTAATACGACTGTTCCTTTAAGCATTGAGCTCTTAGTTAGTTTTGCAACTGTTAAGTTAGACTACATTGGACTGTTTCCTGCGATGGTTAAGTTACTTTTAGTCAAGAACATACTATTTCTTTCCCGTTTTCTACATCCTTCATTGTTAGTTAACTATCTATTCCGCAAGTCGAAGCTACTTAAAGAAGACTTAGCAGTCTATTGACGATTAAAACAGTTTTCATGTCAGATTAAACATTAGAGTAGGTTTTACCTATATTCAGGTAATCTAACTCAATTATACAACAGTAAACATTGTCTAACTTCAACTAATTTGCCTCAATCAAACTTTTTCGAGTCAGTCTATATATGTTATTTCCTTAGGATGGCTTCCTTAATAATAACAAAGCATTAttctgtttttggttttgagcTAGTTCCATTTCTGGTAAGTATAACAAAAAAGTTTCGTATTCTTTTTGTGACATGGaataaaacttttctttttatggctAAAATGGAGGAAAATGTCAACGAAAGGTCAGCTCTTTTCAtaagtgtttgtgtgtgcgtgtgtagaGATTTTCCTATACCCTACCGCAGTTTCCCTTGTATCTAGCCAACCAACCAATCTCTGCCCAGAACGAAAAGCCAAATAATTTTTGGCATTGATAAATGTTTGGCCTGTGAAGCGACAGACAAAGTTTTTTCTCCTTCTTGTTTTccgcttttctttttctgtttttccttttttttctctttcttttttgtttgtcgaCAACCACAAACGCCCACCCATCGAAATACCCACAAAACTATTGGGATCAGAGACCACCCACTTGGTGGGTTTGGAGAGAATACAAAAAAGATTGTCACTATTTCGGTTTGTTTGAAAGCTGAAAATCATTTTCGCATTCCGTAGAAGAAAACACCAAGAGTAAAGTCCTCGACTGTGGAATACTCTACCACAAGAAGAGGCAAGAGAGAACACATAAACTTTGATTTCTGATTAATTCGGTTCGATTTATGGTTTATTTGACACTTGCTTAACACTTTTCACAGTTTAATGTATTGATGTGATAGAGTATAagcatattttatttatttatttatggcCACGCCCACACCTGCCCATTTCTGCGTGTGTGCTTTGGGTGTGCCAACAAATGTCAAGTGTGTGTAGACATAGATAATTTGCggaatttgtttaaaaacgaGACAACGATTGTTTTTCAtgtgattttaatttatttatttctcaAGTTGCTTTTGCATGTTATTTTCTTGtcgttgttattttttgtttttggcaacTAATTTAACACAAGtcagaaaacaaaagacaacaaacagcaacaacaacaacaagagcaacatgaaaaatgtataaataaaccgactaaaggcaaacaaatttaaataaattaaaaagcCAATGAACAGAACACAGCACAACACGGGAATGAAGGCAATGATGACAATGCTGAGGTGGCAGGCAGATGGGAAGCAGAAGAGAAGCCCCTAGAATGGTCGAGGGCGAGGCGGAACGGGAGGGGGGAGGGGCGGTCAATTTGTAGCACAAACAATTTTTCGCCGCATTTTGTGtagtaataaaattaaattttattagaCAAGCTAAATGCGTATACACAGCAAATAAAtgccaacaacaaatacaactaaacatacatatatacatatagatatatacatcGGCCTCGAATGTCCATAATTCATAAAGGtacatatagaaatatatatgtatgtatatatgtacatctgTAGTATGATGATTTCGCTTCGGAAACTCAAACAACATTTATTGCCCAATGCCCCGCGCggaatatttatttgattttttcgaATTTCACATTACACACACGCTACCAACTGGCTAATTGAATGTGATAACTGACTGCATTGATACCCTGCACAATGCACAGTGTGGAAACTAGGAAAATAACACTCATAAAACGGCATAACAATTACACAAACATTTACATTAGAAACCTGAAGTAGACTTTTGCTTATTCTCTTGTAAAAAGAGAGAATAAGACATTTCAGATAAAAGTTCTTCGCCAAGGAAAGAGAGTGACATAAATAGAAATCATATTTCATACTCAAAAGTAATTCTAAAGTCCTTGATTATATTCCTTGagtgaaaattcaatttagaTAAATGATCTTTCCCGAATAATTCCGTTAATCCTAAAAGTTCTCGTATTCCTTAAGAGCATTCCATCCCATATAACATAATTTCTCATCATTATTGAAAAGAGGAAGAAGACAAAACttgatttaaaaacaatttttaaattgtcgtctatttttagaatttgatgtttttttttggtttttttggcccacaagtattttcatttttaagcTGTCGACATTATTTAGTTTGACACATGTGTAGGAATAGCCGCCCCTTCCGACCCCACCAATCCCGACATGATCCAACGCCAGGGGCCGCCTCTGGGGGCCGTTAATTATATGTGAATgtgtgcagcagcagcaaagagAGGGGGAGGGGGATGGGGAGGGGAATGGGTAGTGTGGCGCAGTGGCAGGCAGGGCGGCAACCACAAGCTAAATCGATTTTCAAGTGGTAAACTTTGGCATGATATTTTTTCCattgaataaaacaaattaacttgtttgtttataattttttttttcttttttgttcttctcCGTGTTTCTGTGTGCTTGTTTTTGGATTTGCCATAGGGGGAAGGGGGCGGGGGGAGCATTGGGCGGATGACTTTGGGCTTTGGTAAATTTACAAGCAGGGGGAAACCAAATCGCTGGCGGCTCTCTTGGTTTTGACGTGCCCATTCCATTATTTCCATTGAAATGACGTGCGGTTCGTATTTTAGTattcttgaattttgtttcttttttttttttttttgtattattaggTATTTTTTCCTGCTCACATTTTTCACACGTAATTCTGACAGTTTTATGCGACGACGACTGACTGTGTTTGCCCCTCCCCCCAACCCACCCCACCAGCCATTCCATCCATTTCGGTACGTTTTTTCGTTCTTTCGTGCGCGCCTGTTTCTGCTAATTTTGGCgtgtatttcatttttgtattCCAAATGTGCGAAATGTCATAAATTTTATGGCCAGCGCCGCGCATGGAAAACGCCGCTGCACAGAGAAAAGTAAAAATTCCATAACCAAATCGGGGCATCGACTTTGCGATACTCTTAGGACTATGCGCACATTGATGACGAATCAAAAGTTGGGAGTTTTACATTAGTGAATTTTCCCTCGaggtttttcgtttttgcttCAAAAGGAAAGTTTATTCTTCTGCTTCTCGAAGATCTTATTACACCCATTCAACTCGAAGATTGCAGGGtattcaaaaaagaaagcaacaaTGTTGACTTTTCGGGGGAGGATGAGTGGATTGAAAAAGTAATGAAATTCGTATTCAGTTTATtttcttatgttttatttgaatttttatgacaaaaaaatgcaaatggtgTCAAAACTTCATATGTTTCGCGCACGTTAAGATAAAGATATATCTACAAggatttatacatacataaatatgtatgtatgtatgtgtgtatgtctaTGTCAATatgcaatttgttttgttgtagtAAACAAACATTCACCACCTCTTGACGACAACTGCTGACAACCTAATTGGAATAACCTTGAATGAAGTCTCTCATTCTATTTGATTTAAAGcatcaaataaatataaattgtgATTTTTAATTTGACAACTTGCGCGAGAATCTATtaagtttttcgttttttagccAGGGTATCTCTAATAGGAGGAACAGTTAAGAGACCAGGTGGGAGGGGCAGCTCTCGCTACGCCCATGATTCCAAATGTGAAATTACTTTAAACTTAATTACGATCTGGCTTGGATCGTAAATAAACTAATGGATATTAACAAATATACTTGAACAAAGgcttaatttcattttttaagtCCGCTTCAAGATTCATACAGAAATTACCATTTTTAAGGTGTTGCGtactttaattttgattttatgcgaattcaaaatattattatgaAACCATAATTTTCTGAAATTCGGTTTAgtcgtttcttttttctacGAAAATCTTTTTGGGAAACATAGCTTAACGCAAAAAGTTGTACTAGtaaaactaattgtaagagAAATTTATATGACAATATTCAACCCAAAACTCATTTTGGGGtcaattcaaatttgaattgtTGTAATgattttttgggttttaaacttttttcttGTCATCTTTCCTTCCATAGAGaataaagaaatgaaaatacttcTTTTTTTCAAGGCGgtaatataatttttacaaGAGGAATTCCAATTTCTTATTGAAACGGGTATTAAATTAAGATTCcctttttaaacaaattaattaatattataaataaatgccatttcgaaaaaccaaaaaatatttggaaaaatCATTATTTTGATTGTGGCCGAAAcgatattttgaatatttctgGCACAAAATTCCCCAATTTCTTTGTTAATCTAGTAAAAGAATTTCGTACTTTTAGTATTAAATAGCGGGT encodes:
- the LOC26529241 gene encoding uncharacterized protein LOC26529241, which encodes MIMMIRLALKWMTFLLLIGVNQSKFSTDICSFENVALHKEMLDFTGQLVLKVTQSMLLTATKIFDLVIKELEYMTDSNPALRFRLNLLSQHIQAIEESKVLDVKKFSSSADLSVLANFYDMRVQIESDSDAIIPKLARLCNNVLNTDHARRFSITNKRRNAASSLASLTLEDELIAQSLERNGMPLMRVVMAAHLTKFFEELDEIPLVFRRNLRCWTDREFLTLYNRLKASPTEASRLERAISITFAVLYNRR